The stretch of DNA TTTACATACACCTTATTTAAATGGTAATTTGCATTCTCAACGTCGTGTTACCGAAAACAACcttagttcctttttaaaaaaagggtgtAGTCCTGAATGTTAAAGAGACCAGGCCTCTTGTGCATCTCTACTAAAAATGCTGTCGCCATCCTCCCTGTCCTCTCCTGGAAGTACGTGAATGGGACGTTGTGACGATCAAGTATAGTccctttacatatattaaaaaaggaTGCCCTTGGCCACCTGTACCCATCACCTGAAAACACTTCAAAAACTGCTGAGAATGGCCCAGTAGTATTAAAAACTCTCCAGGTTAATGAGGCGGCACCAGACAACCAAGCACTGGCGTACACTAAAGTTGTTCTACCAGAGGGCCCTTAAGACCCTTCCAGGAGCTTGTGACTTCACACTTCCACTTAAAAACATCAGCCCTGATAGTGGTACAGCCCAGATTAAAGAAAACGGTTTATTTCAAAATGCATTATAGTTCTACTTCAGACTTTCCCGTAAGTGGCTAAGACGACTAATCCAGGTGGAAGAACAAATCACTATATTCTACTAGAATACCAGGAAAAGGCAGTTTATGAAGAGGACAGTCTAGCAACTGAGTTAAGAGAACACAAGAACAGTGAAAATTCATCACGTGTGACAGGTTCAGAAAATTGTTCCATACAAGAACATGTAAGTCTGTTAAAAAGTCAGTAGATCAGTATATATGAAAAGCAATTGTATTAACAGTGAGGCTGGGCAGTATTAACGTGTTTTCCACTCCCAGAAAACACACACGAGGCCTACAacgcaaataaataaaagagagaatggggagaaaaatcacatttattaagACAACCACAGGCTGGACACAACACACATGCTAAAAAGTGGACTGTCTTAAAATTTACTTCAAATAGTTTGTTTTCCACAGCCCCACAATCATTCCAGTGTTTACAAATTAAAAGGCCCACTTTAGACATTAAACAGTAATATGTAATAAATACTTCAACCTACCCCCAAAAGCTCCTTTTAAGAGTCATAATGAATGACTAATCATGCTATTGAAAACTGTTAAATTACTAAAGGGTCCATCAGTTTTCAGTGTCAGTCCTAAAAATACCATTCCTTGTCTTGTCCCTGGAAAATTCtagtttgttttacattttagagCTAAGGCATTAACACCAATTAAAGCCTCAATAACCATAGTTTAAAATGAAGTCTCATAAAACCCTATCCTCTCCTTGCAAACATTCAAATGAAGTATTAAGGTTGGTGAGACACAGTTAAAGCTACCCACCAGATCTCTTCAGCAATAAACCCATGTTGATCCAACAAAAGGATCTGTATCACAGTCACTGTGCTTTGGGCAATGTGGCTTCCTCTAGGTTAACCCGTTAAATTTGAGGATTTCTTACAtcctattttacattttgaagtcCTCCAGAGTTCCCTCAATTACTGGCCATTCATGACTCCTAGTTTGACTAGGTAAGAACCCCAGGAGGCCTATGAAGACTAGCCTTTCTGTATTACCCTTGGCAGGAGAACACAGGACATGAATTCAATCTTAGCTTGTGGCCAACCATCTTCAAGGGTGGAAGTCTTTCAGCCTCAGTAATAGTACAGCCCAGAGCACAAATATAATCTCTTGAAAAGTTATTTGAAGACTTTTCCCAAATTACAAATTTGCGAAAGGAACAGTCATCCATGTTCTCACTAAGCAATCTAAGTTAAGGGTGGGGCTATACACTTGTTTCCTGTTTTAGTATCTCCTTTCACCGTTCTAAGACTATTTAAACGACTCACCTGATTTGGGGAGGCACCAAAAGAAAGCCTTTGTGCAATTTAGCCTAGAACTGCTAATCAACCTAAATCAACTGcattttaatccttacaataggAATAGATCACTTTAAGAAGGGCCTTCTGATCTCCCCACTTCCCAAAATGAATTATAGAAGGAGCAGTCAATTTtagttttatgattaaaaaaaaaaaaaaaaaaagaccatctaAGCAAAGTTTTACATGacattatatatgtaaaataaagtacCATTTCCACTTAATtcagtcttcaaatattttttattggaagGCCATGCATTGCCTTCATTTATTGTATTTCAAATCACTGTACATTTACTTTTGTGAAAACACTGCCTGCATTTTCTAGTacaaaaaaaacctaaaaattgtTTCAGGAATGTAGAGAAATATCCAACTTAAATAGCGAAAAAGTGCACCATAATTACTGCTGCACTGCAGTCATTTCTGCATTTCCCATGTTTCTTAAATAACTATCTTGTCTGATAACACACAATATAAAGAGCAATTATGAAAAACAGACATTTACATATACTTCTAAAGTCTTATTGAGAATATCCTGTTGGCATCGGATAACCAATCATAGGCGCAGCTGCAGTAGCAGGATATGCATATGCCTGTTGGTTCATACCATTGTGCATATTTGGAACGTTACTTCCATATTGCTGAGTGCTATCATAACCGTTCTGGTAAGTCCCTGTTGGATTACCAGTCCTAAAACTGGTCTGTATACCAGCAGACACAAAATTACTTCCAAAGCTCCCATTGGTGTAATTTGCAGCACTGTAAACACCATTCTGAGTTTTTGCCCCAAAATCTCTCTTAAGCAGACTAGAGTAACCGCGGTCATAATTTTCCCTGTCTCTAAATGTATTAAATCCACCCCTCTTGCCCGCAGAGTATCTGTCCCGCCGGTCATCCTTCATGCCTCCTCTACCCCTGGAACGACCTGTCAAGAAAAAAATTGCCAACCGGTTATTTCCATGGAACCAATCATTACTAACACAGAAAAGAATTTCGTAGCTCAATTTGAGAAGTATTTTCTCAACTTCTTTCTGCCCTCACCCACCAATCCCATCCAAATGGACTTGTAAATAATCATGTGACCCCACACCCACTTACCAAAGGTTGGTCTTACCTGAACCTCTGTCTTCgaccaactgaagcaacttaggattAATTGCTTGATTAGCTTCCCGAAGCACAGAGATAAGGTCGCTCACTTGCTTTATGTTATTAGGTGTAAAGAAAGTGTATGCTGTGCCTGTTTTGGTACTGCGAGCAGTTCTTCCAATTCGATGAATATAATCCTCTGAGGAGTTAGGGTAGTCATAATTGATGACAAATTTCACATCTTCCACATCTGTAAGGTGTTGCAGTGTGGCAAAATAGCAATGTACAGGGTTTTGCACACCACAACAGCcagaccaaaaataaaaagttagacaATTGTATTCCCAAGAAGGTATGGGCTGcaaaaaatacagttaaaatggTTATCCATTCCCTGTAGGAATACCATTGAGGTTGAagggggggaagaaaaaaaaacaaaaagcacacgTCATCTATATACCTTATTACCCACCCAATGATGGAGCGTGTCCAAAGGACGTGTGTATTTCCTAACAGTCCCAAATTAGCAAGTCCCCTTACAGATCATCAAGTGACATCTGAATGCTTCTGCGCAGTAGGGCCACTTAAAAGTTCACAGCAACCTCCTCGTGTGCTCTCATTTTGAGGACCTTTCAACAAAAATGTACATGGTCCTTTGCGTTACACACTTATCAGAAGTTCAAAATTCTGGCCACACTGCTTGTCTTGCCAAGACCTTACAACCGCAGCTGCAAGAAAAACATACCTGTCCCCCAAAAGTTGTTTTTATGCACTGTGTCTCGTCTAGGCAAGCGCTTCCAAGAAGCCAGGATTCACTTGAGAATGTGTCTCTCTCTGGCAGGTCTCGACATGACGACTACTGTGTAGGTGAGGGAGGAACTTTCAAAGCACTGCTTTTTTTCCCACTGACTACGTGTGAGAAGTTGCTCCTGCTCTAGATCTTATGTGCCAGTACTCACCAATTTGTAAAAGGCTTTTAGTACCTTTTAAAGCTGCTCTCTCCATTTCAAACTTGAACAAAAATTTCATTGAACATTGAAGTTTGGAAATATTTCTTCGACATTTCAGCAAACTCACTGAAACTCAAAGACCCACAGATCACAGTAAACAGTTTGAAACAATGCTGTACCATGGCAGTCATGCAAAGCATGGGACAGAAGAAATACCACGGCAGTGAACTGTGAGGAtaacttccatttttttcccccggAGAGAACAGTTTACGGGGCAGAGGTGGTATGTTCTGCCTTTTGAAGATTACTGGCacactttcagcttttcacctctCTAATCGACTGGAAGCAGCCAGCCGATCACTAGTCCTCCATCCCCCTCGAGTCCTCCGATTGTCATGCCTAGGCCTTGCCACAAAGACTGCACCTTTATAtgaaaaaaacttagaaaaaatgcAGAGGTTAAAGAAAGCaataaactttctttaaaaaaattatatgggTATCTTCTGGGAAACCAAGCCATGAATTCGAGTTTGTACTAACCTAGCCCTCTGGAGGCCACATCAGTAGCAATCAGAATAGGAGCCTTTCCATGTTTGAATTCTGCAAAAGAAAGCACATATATAACCATCAATATGAATGGTATTCTAAGTCTTTGGGGGGTGGGAGTAGGACCCCGCACTTAAAATACTTACCATTTAGAACCCAGTCACGTTCCTGTTGACTCTTGTCACCATGGATACCCATGGCAGGCCacctaaattaaagaaaaatcacatttaaatccTTGTAGATTTTAACCATGTGCTTTAACGGTTTTGGTCACAAACCCTTTTAACTCCATCTGAAACAAGGTACACACAGTCTTTCCTATACATGTATACTACCAGATCATTTCCATCTTTGAAACTCAGAGCTATCAACCCTGATTAAACTTTGCCCCTTCTCCTGAACTCAGCTCCAATAAATATCTGCTTTAGTGGAGGACAACCACACATACCCATCTCTCCTCATTTTTCTAGTGAGTTCATCACATCTTCTTTTGGTTTCAACAAAAACAATGGTTTTGTTCTCCTTTTCACTCATGATCTCTTCCATTAGACGAATAagccttgaaagaaaaaatattctcaattttttaaaaagttcatggTTATGAGCAGACCACCAACTTTTACTCACAGGGCTACAAGAGAACACCTGCTTAACCTTTTTAACCATTCTACCCTTTACCCTTAAACCACAAGACAATACTCTTTctgttaataattaaaaaaaaaaaaaaaaagtgatagccAATTACCTGAAGGAAGCAAAACAATTTTCAGCATGACAGATTTCAAATTAGCATTTAGATTCCACCCAACTGAAAGTCACTCTTAAGATAACTTGTGCAACAGTGACTCAACTTGTAGAGTTGTTTTCAGAGTTAGTCACTTACTTTTCATCCTTTTCTACGTCATGACACACATCCACAATCTGAAGAATGTTGTGATTTGCACTCAGTTCTAGTGCACCAATGTTTATATGAATATAGTCTTTCAGGAAATCTTCAGCAAGCTGTCTTACTTCTTTTGGCCAAGTAGCACTCCACATTAGGGTTTGCCTATCAGGCTACagatttttagattaaaaaaaaaaaaaaaaaaaaagtcattgtatTTCAAGAACAAATTTACAGCTTAGTTTGAAGACAT from Bos mutus isolate GX-2022 chromosome 19, NWIPB_WYAK_1.1, whole genome shotgun sequence encodes:
- the DDX5 gene encoding probable ATP-dependent RNA helicase DDX5 encodes the protein MSGYSSDRDRGRDRGFGAPRFGGSRAGPLSGKKFGNPGEKLVKKKWNLDELPKFEKNFYQEHPDLARRTAQEVETYRRSKEITVRGHNCPKPVLNFYEANFPANVMDVIARQNFTEPTAIQAQGWPVALSGLDMVGVAQTGSGKTLSYLLPAIVHINHQPFLERGDGPICLVLAPTRELAQQVQQVAAEYCRACRLKSTCIYGGAPKGPQIRDLERGVEICIATPGRLIDFLECGKTNLRRTTYLVLDEADRMLDMGFEPQIRKIVDQIRPDRQTLMWSATWPKEVRQLAEDFLKDYIHINIGALELSANHNILQIVDVCHDVEKDEKLIRLMEEIMSEKENKTIVFVETKRRCDELTRKMRRDGWPAMGIHGDKSQQERDWVLNEFKHGKAPILIATDVASRGLDVEDVKFVINYDYPNSSEDYIHRIGRTARSTKTGTAYTFFTPNNIKQVSDLISVLREANQAINPKLLQLVEDRGSGRSRGRGGMKDDRRDRYSAGKRGGFNTFRDRENYDRGYSSLLKRDFGAKTQNGVYSAANYTNGSFGSNFVSAGIQTSFRTGNPTGTYQNGYDSTQQYGSNVPNMHNGMNQQAYAYPATAAAPMIGYPMPTGYSQ